The following is a genomic window from Pirellulales bacterium.
GCTTTTTCAATCGGCAGGTCGCCAGGCCCGCGATAGCGGCCGGCGAATGGATGCCGTCCGACGAACAGTAAATGGAAGATGAGAATCGCCAGGCCGAAGCGGTCGTGGTTTTGCGTGCGAACGACGTCGCGCAGCTTCTGCGACTGCAGTTCAGGTGGCGTGAAATGCGGCGACCCGACGGGGCAAAGGAAGGTCCTGCCGTTCGATGTGAGTTGAAATGAATCGCAGTCGATCATTCGTACGCACATCCGCTTATCGACCAATAAGTTTCCTTGGTTTACGTCACCGACCAAAACGTTGGCTGCATGCAACGTTTGAAACGCAGCGGCGGTATTTCGGGCGGCCAGGACCAAGTGGTGCCAACCGACGTCGGGAAAATGACGCCGCCGATTCGCGGTTCCGTACAGTTCATGCAGCTGTCGAGCTTCGTCCATGCGGGTCATGAGGATGCCGCATGGCCTTCGGCTGCTGGGGTCGTAGAGAATCGAGCGTGGCCAGGCGGCGATGGTTTCGAGCGGGCCCGACCAGCACGAGACCATCGCCTGAAGTTTTGCCACCTGCTCTTCCGCCAGCGGCCGCTTGTGATAGATCTTCGCGACCAGCGCTGGTTCATTCTGCACTTCGTGAACACTTCCCTCGCCACCTCGACCGATTTGCGTGCCTATGGGAACAGGACGGCTAATCGAATCAAGCAGCGTCGTCGGTGCATTGAGTTGCAAGGACGAGTGTTTTGTCATCGTCAGTCCTGTGGTGGATCGAGTCGGAGCACAGAAAATCACGCAGGCTTTCGCTCAGCCTTTCCACGTCGCTCGCCGATTCGAGGGCGCGGAATAGCGGATCAAAGAACGGTACGTGGGGGGTCTGAGAATCGAATCGGAGCGCGAGCCGTTCGAGCCCGTCGGTCATTAACGCAACCTTCGAATAGCGACCCGCGATCGAAATGAATTGCAGTTGTTGATGATATTCGTCGGCCGTCAAGAAATTCGTGGAGTTTGCGTATTCACCCCGTTGGGGCCAAAAGACAACTCCATAAATCTGGTCGTTGCCGAGCACGATGGCTCCATCGCCGATTTGGAAGAACGCAGCGTAATCGGCAGAAATGATCGCCGTGCAAAGTGTTGTGGCAAAATCGCGAACACCACAAAGATACTCCTTCGATTTCAGCTTGATGCGGTCGCGGATGTCATCGCACCACAGCAGAACGTCCTCGGCTTGAAGTGCGTTGACCCCGTTCGATTCCAAATAACGTGCAGCGTGTTCCAGAATCGTTGTGCAGGCAATTGCAGAACCAACATCGCTGTGCTTGGCGCTGCCGGCGCCATCGGCAACGCAAGCTACTAACGCGGGGTGGTGGCAATCGCTCAGAAATCGAATGGAATGGGCGTCCTGGCAGGGTGTGTTGTCCTGCAGGTGACTCGGGCCTTGAAGGCTCTGAGCAATGTGCCGCCACACGAAACGTCTTCCTATACTGCGGCCCAACCTCGAGGCCCGGTCGTCGGATCTTCCAAGGGCACTTCGTCTCCCGGCGACGAGCGCGACACGGCTTGCTGAGAATTTGAAAGCCAACTGAAAAGCTCGCGGAATTTCAATCCCTGTAGCCAGAGCGGTTTGCGCACGCAGATTTCGTCGAGCACGTTCATGTCTGCGCCTTCGACACCGACAGCAAAGAAGCAGAACGATTTCTTCTGCTCGCCGT
Proteins encoded in this region:
- a CDS encoding protein phosphatase 2C domain-containing protein, giving the protein MWRHIAQSLQGPSHLQDNTPCQDAHSIRFLSDCHHPALVACVADGAGSAKHSDVGSAIACTTILEHAARYLESNGVNALQAEDVLLWCDDIRDRIKLKSKEYLCGVRDFATTLCTAIISADYAAFFQIGDGAIVLGNDQIYGVVFWPQRGEYANSTNFLTADEYHQQLQFISIAGRYSKVALMTDGLERLALRFDSQTPHVPFFDPLFRALESASDVERLSESLRDFLCSDSIHHRTDDDKTLVLATQCTDDAA